The DNA segment GGGGTCGCCTTTTGCCGTCGAATACTGAAAGCGCGGTTTTTTCCCATCATGGAGCAACGCATAGATGGATTGTGCCGCCATGGCGGCTTCCGAAAAGCCACACAAGATGAGTTTTAACTTATGCGGATACGTCACAATATCGCCAACAGCAAAGACACGCGACAGAGACGTCTCTAAGGTTGTGGCATTGACGCAGAGGCGATGATTGTCGAATTGAAGACGCCAACCGCTGATAGGCCCAAGCTGGGACGCTAAACCAAAGAAGGCCAGCATGTCATCGGCGTCGACTCGTTTTTTCTCTCCCTTGAGTGTCTTAAGACCAACAGCGCGGAGCGTGCCTTGTGCCACATCGCCATCCACAGACTCAAGAACATAAGGCGTCACCACGTCGATCTGTCCTTGCTGTGCTTTCTCATGAACCATACGCACCGTCTCTGGCACGGCGCGAAATTTGTCGCGCCGATGCACCAACGTCACATGACGCGCCGTCTCAGCTAAAGCGCACGCCCAATCTAAAGCGGAATCACCACCGCCAATAATGACAACACGCCGCCCCTGAAAACGCCGCACATCCTGCACGCTATAAAAGACGCTTTTGCCCTCATACGCCTCGATATGCTCGATGGGAGGCTTGTTTGGCACAAAGGCGCCGCCGCCAGCCGCGATTACCACCGCCTTGAAAGTAAAGGTCTCACCCGTATGGTCACGCAAGGTGACGACATCAGAACCCACCTCTAAACCCGCGATCTGACATCCTAAATGATAGTGGGGCGCATAAGGCGACGCCTGTTCCTTGAGCTGAGCAATAAGAACAGACGCCTCGATGGACGGATAGGCGGGAATATCATAGATAGGCTTCTCAGGATAGAGAGCCGCGCATTGCCCGCCAGCCTCCTGTAAAGAGTCAAAGAGATGACACGCCATGCCCAATTGCCCACAGGCAAAAACAGAAAACAGCCCCACAGGACCCGCACCAATAATGGCAATATCACCAGAGGAAAAAGAAGAAGAAGACGCCACCATCACACCAAGAGGATAAAAGAATATAAAGAGAGATTTTCACCGCCATCATAACACAAAAGACAAAAGACGATAGCCCCGCCATGGTGTCGCATCATCCTAAGAGACCCTAAGAGACATCCGCGCCCCCCTCATGAACGTCCCGCTCAGGTACTTCACTTAATGTCCTCCCTTGCAAAATATGCACACTATGCTATAAGGATTGTGTATCAGCCCTGTTCACACAGAGAGACCTCCCGAACGATGCGATGCTCCATGAATCTCGTGCGTCATATTCTTTGCCGACTCTGTGGCATGGTCTGTGTCGTCGTGTCCCTGTCCCATTGTGGAGGCGGGTCATCCCCATCAGGGGGTGGTATCATTACGCCCGTTGGCCTCTTAGCCACGCAGAATCAAGACGGCGGGACATCCTACCTCACGGGGGATGTGTTTCCTCTGGCGCGCTCCATGTCTCAGCGTATGGGTGTGTTTGCCGAATTTGGTCATGGGATGGATGACAACGGCTATGCGCTGAGTCTCATCAACGCTGGCGCTGCCTATGCGCCCACCGCCATGCTTCTTGAGGGAGGGCAAGCAGGCTTTCCCATCGCTCACCCGAGAAGACCCGGTGCGACCATCACCCCTTATCCCGACCCTAGGAGAACAGACCCACTCTTAGGCCGACCTCCTTACCCCGAGAACATCGAGGATATGTTCCTCTTCCAACGCTATGTGAGCGGTTATGGCGTCACCCTCGGCATTTGGGATACACCGCTCTTTTTGGACAATAAAGAGCTCGAGGACAAGAAAATTCGCTATTTTAACGCAGCGACAACGCGCGACCCCCATGGCACACAAGTGGCAGCCCTCATGGCAGGAACATTTCACGATGACGGGTTAGGCGGGGTGATGGGTGTCGCCTTCGATGCGGACATCATCTCAGTGGGGGCGGGCATCGCACGCTCAGTCCCAAGGATGACACGTGTCTTCACAACACTCAGTCAATTAGGAGGGTTTGACCGATGTGAGACGGGCATCGGCGGCACATGCGCCCATGCCGTCATTGACCTTTTTACAGGAAAAGCCAATTCAGCCATACGCGCCGATGTCGTCAATGCCAGTTTTGGCATACCAGGACTCATCGACCACTATTCACAGACCGAAGTCGAAAACAGCATCCCACGTATCCTTGCCGCCCTCAAGCAAGACACATCGTCGACCCGTAAGACGATTTTTGTGTTCGCAGCGGGCAATTCCAATAATATCAGCCCCGCCACATCGCCAGAATTTCTCGCTGGACTTCCCCTCCTCATTCCCGAACTAGAAGGGCATATGGTGGCCGTTGTCGCCGTCGATAAGGATAGGAAAATCGCCGGTTTTTCTAACCGTTGTGGCATGGGCTCAGCGCATTACTGTATTGCCGCCCCCGGCGTTGATGTGCGCCTCACCAACGGCGCTGACAGGGGACAGACCACAACGACAGGAAGCGGAACATCCTTCGCTGCCCCTCTCGTGACAGGGGCGCTCGCCCTCTTGATAGAGCGGTTTGGCGACCAAGGCTTGAGCGCGCAACAGCTCGTCAGACGCATGCTGCGCACAGCAGACAAGAATTTCGACTCCGACCCCACCAGCAACAGCGACGATACCGATGATTTAGATATCGATATGATGACGGACTCCCCTGAGGAGATCATGCGTAAGCAAACATTCAATGCGGGCAACGACAATGACTATGAGGAGACAATCCACGGAGCGGGAATCCTCGATATCGCAGCGTCCTTAGTACCCCACCAAGATATAGGGGACAGGTACAAGAGAGGACCTTTTGGGCGCTTCATTATTGGAGGGCGCACATTTGAAGACGCTGAGAGCGCCCCTGTGATGACAACACGTCTCTCCCTTCCACCCTCAGCGGGAGACGCTTTAGCAGCCTTCGGTCCCCGCGCCTTGACATTCTTTGACGACCTCGATACCGCTTTCCTTCTTCGAAGCGATTATATCATCGCCTCCCCTCCCTCCCCCTCCTTCGCCCAGCATGTCGAGACCATCTTCGACTCTTTTAGACAGAAAAGCAAAAAGACGACCATGCCCCTCAGCCCCCATGCTGTAGGCATATCCCCGACAACCCTCACAATGCATGTTGCCCCTGCCGTCTATGGCGGAGCACATCGACAGCCTTCCACCGATTTTATGCTCTCGTTAGAGAGCCGTAAGGCGCACTTCACCATAAGTCACGGACCATCCCTTGACAGCAACAGCGTTTTCCATGGGACTCGTCATCTTCTCCCCAGTAGCTTAGGCGACCATCATGCCTTTACCAACCCCTATATGATGCTGGCGTCCCAAGGGCTCGATTCTCGTCCTCGTGGTAAGAGCATAGGACTCAGCCAACATTATAAAACGCCCTATGGCACAATGGGCATGACCTTGAACCTCCATCGTTATGAAGCGGAACGCCACGCCGCTGCGCCAACCTCACCTTCACGCCCATGGAGTGGCGTTCTCCATTACAGCCCCTCACAGCCTTTCGCCTTTCACATCGGTGTCGTTGAAGAAAAAGAAACACTTCTCGCCAGCTATGGCACAGGGGCGCTCGCCATGACGCCAGAAAAAACGCTCTTTATGGGCATGCAACAAGAGTATCGTTTCTCGCCTCGTGTCTCCCTTATCAGTCAAGGATTCATCGGCAGAAGCACGGCACGACCTCAGCAGGCCAGCATGCTCTCCCATATCACACCCATCATCAGCACACGTTTCGACAGCGCCTTGCATATACAAGAGATGTTCTCGCGCCATGATGCCCTCCTCCTTCATATCCAGCAACCCCTCCATATCGAATCAGGACGCGCCGTCATCCATTATGCCCATTGGCGCAACGCCCATGGCCCCCTCTACCGCCATGTCGCTCTCCCCTTGACACCACACGCCAGAGAAATACGCCTTGGCATAGGCTACCAACGGCGCAACGCCCATCACCACTTGTCGCTCCGCACCGATTACACCCTCAACCCCAACCATCAACAACAGAATAAAAACGCCGTGCGGGTGCTCTTATCCATGAAAAAAACATTTTGATGTCTAGACGCTCTTCTCACTATGATACCATCATGACAAGTGCCAAACGCTTCATACATCGCATATAAGACGCCCATGGGAAAGACAAAATACAGCATCGAAGACAAAAAGAGGCACGGGACCATAGGCGGGATCTTTCTTATCATCCTCATGGCCCTTATTGGCTCTTTTTACCTCTATCATGACCAACAGCATGGCACAGACCTACAATCCCTCGCTATCTCCCTCAGCCCTCAGACACACAACGGACAGGAAGAGATGGAAAACGACCTTCATCCAACGCCCTCCATGGAGGACATTGTCGACACCCCAACCGCCACAAAAACCTATAAGGTGAATGTCTCAGAGACAGACATCGTCCTCCTCGTCTCAACGCCCTATCGATATTACAAGTCGTTATCACAACAGAGGATGATGCATATGATGCATGACCTCTTTCACCCCTTCTATGTGGAAGGCACGTCCATCCAGCCTCCCCCTCCCGTCTATATCGCCACCATAGAGTCACATCAACGTCACCTCCACTATGATCACTGGTTGCGACAAGACGCATACCCATGGTTGAATAGACTCAATGCCGATAGGGCAAAAGAAGAACTCTCCATTGGCGAGCAACTCAATACAACGCAGATTAGATTGAGGCGCGACGACGTCAGCTCCCTCCATGACGGACTTTCGATACGTGATCGTTTGAGCGCCATCCTCTCCGTTGATACGAACTTTTAGCAGTTGCCATACAAAAACATTGGGCAGGGACATGGAGGCGCCGTTTTTTTTCAAAAACACATATCATGCGAAAAGCCAATCATGCTACATTGTGACATGGAACATGTGGCGTTTCCATGCCACCAACCTACAAGATATAGTGTGTAACTCTGTGGATAAGGGGCCGTCAGCTGTGGATAGAGTGTGCATATTGTAGGTTATCTCTTTAACATTCGCGGGATGGATGATGCATATTGAACGTTTTTTCACCAAGCCAGGGCAGTCCCCCTATGCGGACATCCCATTTAGAGAAGCGTCCAGCGAGATGCGTAATCCCGATGGCGTGGTGGCGTTTTCCTGTCGTCAATTTATGGTGCCATCCCATTGGTCGCAGATAGCGTGTAATATCTTATCACAGAAGTACTTTCGCAAAGCCGGTGTACCCGCTGAGACAGAAGCGAGAGAAGAGGACGGCATTCCTTCGTGGTTGCAGCCTCGAAAAGCAAAAAAGGGAACGATTGTCGGAGGCGAAAGAGACGCACGCGCTGTCTTTGACCGCATGGCAGGGGCTTGGACATACTGGGGATGGAAAACGCGCATGTTTGATACAGAGAGTGATGCGCGCACCTATTATGACGAGATGCGGTGGATGATGTGCATGCAGGTGGCGAGTCCCAACTCACCCCAATGGTTCAACACGGGACTTTACTGGGCTTATGGCATCGAGGGCAAAGGGCAAGGACATTATTATGTAGATCCCCTTGCACGGCATGTGTCTCCTCTCAAGGCGGAGGCCATCGAGTCGGATACGTCCTATGTTCATCCACAACCCCATGCCTGTTTCATCCAGAGCGTGCAGGATGACCTCGTCAATGAAGGCGGTATCATGGATTTGTGGGTGCGTGAGGCGCGTCTCTTTAAATACGGCTCTGGTACGGGAAGCAATTTTTCCCATGTGCGCGCCCATGATGAAGCGCTCTCTGGCGGCGGCAAATCCTCTGGCTTGATGAGTTTCTTGCGTGTGGGCGACAGGGCGGCAGGCGCTGTCAAATCGGGAGGAACAACAAGGCGGGCAGCAAAAATGGTCTGTGTTGATATAGACCACCCAGACATCGAGGAATTTATCAATTGGAAAACATATGAAGAACAGAAAGTCGTCGCCCTTGTCGTCGGCTCGACCATCACCCAGCGTTGCCTCAACAAAATCATGGCGGCATGTGGTGACACAACAGAGACAAGAACAACAGACCATGAACAGCGCTTTAGCCCACGCCACAATGCCACGCTACGCCATGCGTTGCGCGACGCGCGTCTCCATCTTGTGCCTGAATCCTATATCCAACGCGCTCTCCAATTTGCCAAGCAAGGCTTTACCTCCTTGACATTCAAGACCTATGACGTGGATTGGGATAGCGAGGCCTATCTCACCGTCTCAGGGCAAAATGCCAATAATTCGGTGCGCCTGTCCAATGACTTTCTCCATGCCGTCGAGAAAGATAGAGATTGGCAGCTCATCCGTAGGACAGATAGAAAGACCGCTAAAAAGGTCAAGGCGCGCGCCCTGTGGGACCAGATCGCCCATGCAGCGTGGGCTGGTGGCGACCCTGGCGTCCAATTCGATACGACCATCAACGAATGGCATAGTTGCCCTCAAGCGGGACCCATTCGCGCGTCAAACCCATGTTCCGAATATATGTTCGTCGATGATACGGCATGTAATCTCGCCAGCCTCAACCTCATGGCGTTTCGCACAGCGGATGGCGACTTTCGCATTGATGCCTTCACGTATGCATCCCGTCTGTGGACGATGACGCTAGAGATTTCTGTGGCGATGGCGCAATTTCCTTCTAAAGTGATCGCTGAGAACTCCTTCAAATATCGCACTTTAGGCTTAGGTTACGCCAATGCTGGGGGCTTTCTGATGGCATGCGCTATTGCCTATGATAGTGAGGCGGGACGAAGCACCATCGGCGCTATCACAGCGCTCATGGGAGGCATTGCCTATAAAACATCCGCAGAAATGGCGCGCCAATTAGGCGCTTTTGCGGGATATGACAAAAATCGCACAGCGATGCGACGCGTCATCGACAATCACAAACAAGCCGCCTTTGGGACAGGGACCTATAAGGGATTATCCGTCATGCCACAAGCATTAGATGGCGACGCATGTCCTTTCCCAAAGATTGTCGATGCAGCGCGCACCGCATGGACAGACGCACACGCCCATGGACAACGGGACGGCTATAGAAACGCACAAACGACATGTATCGCCCCCACAGGTACCATAGGCTTGCTTATGGATTGCGATACAACGGGAATCGAACCCGATTTTGCCCTCGTCAAATTAAAACAAATGGCCGGCGGAGGATATTTACGCATCGTCAATCGTTCTGTGCCACTGGCGTTGGCAACATTAGGCTACAGCAAAAAACATATCGACGACATCACGCGCTATATCACAGGCTCTATGAGTCTGAAGGATACACCCCATATCAACCATGAAAGCCTCCGTGAGAAGGGCTTTACCCGCCATGTCCTCAACAGGATCGAATCGTCTCTCAAGCAGAGCGTCTTCGATATACGATTTATCTTTAATCATCGCCATTTAGGCGTCTCTTTCTGCACAAAAACCCTTGGCTTTACCCAACAACAATTGGATGACCCGCAATTTTCTATGCTCGATGCCTTGGGCTATAGCAAAGACCAGATAGAAGACGCCAATCTCCATTGCTGTGGCGCTATGACCATCGAGGGCGCGCCCCATCTCCGCGAAGACCATCTCCCCATTTTCGATTGCGCCAATCGGTGCGGACATAAAGGGCAACGCCTCCTCTCCACTGAAAGCCATATCCGCATGGTGGCAAGCGCCCAAAGCTTCGTGTGTGGCGCTATCTCGAAAACCATCAATATGCCCTATGAAGCATCCATCGAAGATTGCAAACACGCCTATCATTTGTCATGGCGTCTCGGACTCAAGGCGAATGCCCTGTATCGAGACGGAAGCAAACTCTCACAGCCCCTCAATGCTAGCCTCAAAGACGATAACGCT comes from the Alphaproteobacteria bacterium GM7ARS4 genome and includes:
- a CDS encoding vitamin B12-dependent ribonucleotide reductase, giving the protein MHIERFFTKPGQSPYADIPFREASSEMRNPDGVVAFSCRQFMVPSHWSQIACNILSQKYFRKAGVPAETEAREEDGIPSWLQPRKAKKGTIVGGERDARAVFDRMAGAWTYWGWKTRMFDTESDARTYYDEMRWMMCMQVASPNSPQWFNTGLYWAYGIEGKGQGHYYVDPLARHVSPLKAEAIESDTSYVHPQPHACFIQSVQDDLVNEGGIMDLWVREARLFKYGSGTGSNFSHVRAHDEALSGGGKSSGLMSFLRVGDRAAGAVKSGGTTRRAAKMVCVDIDHPDIEEFINWKTYEEQKVVALVVGSTITQRCLNKIMAACGDTTETRTTDHEQRFSPRHNATLRHALRDARLHLVPESYIQRALQFAKQGFTSLTFKTYDVDWDSEAYLTVSGQNANNSVRLSNDFLHAVEKDRDWQLIRRTDRKTAKKVKARALWDQIAHAAWAGGDPGVQFDTTINEWHSCPQAGPIRASNPCSEYMFVDDTACNLASLNLMAFRTADGDFRIDAFTYASRLWTMTLEISVAMAQFPSKVIAENSFKYRTLGLGYANAGGFLMACAIAYDSEAGRSTIGAITALMGGIAYKTSAEMARQLGAFAGYDKNRTAMRRVIDNHKQAAFGTGTYKGLSVMPQALDGDACPFPKIVDAARTAWTDAHAHGQRDGYRNAQTTCIAPTGTIGLLMDCDTTGIEPDFALVKLKQMAGGGYLRIVNRSVPLALATLGYSKKHIDDITRYITGSMSLKDTPHINHESLREKGFTRHVLNRIESSLKQSVFDIRFIFNHRHLGVSFCTKTLGFTQQQLDDPQFSMLDALGYSKDQIEDANLHCCGAMTIEGAPHLREDHLPIFDCANRCGHKGQRLLSTESHIRMVASAQSFVCGAISKTINMPYEASIEDCKHAYHLSWRLGLKANALYRDGSKLSQPLNASLKDDNAITMADDMALSEEEKRTQLVQRLVMKTIEKTQRNKRRALPTRRKGYTQKAVIGGHKVYLRTGEYEEGRLGEIFIDMHKEGAAFRSLMNNFAMAISIGLQYGVPLEEFVEAYVGTKFEPSGIVEGNHTLKLSSSLLDYIFRELAITYLGRDDLSHVNPKTLTMDYVGTSDEVDTEIHQQKKEAMSSIATTKTEASSGGSGYGRQKLQLIAQHTENETAQQHAKIQGYEGDACPECGNFTLVRNGTCLKCVTCGATTGCS
- a CDS encoding S8 family serine peptidase, which gives rise to MNLVRHILCRLCGMVCVVVSLSHCGGGSSPSGGGIITPVGLLATQNQDGGTSYLTGDVFPLARSMSQRMGVFAEFGHGMDDNGYALSLINAGAAYAPTAMLLEGGQAGFPIAHPRRPGATITPYPDPRRTDPLLGRPPYPENIEDMFLFQRYVSGYGVTLGIWDTPLFLDNKELEDKKIRYFNAATTRDPHGTQVAALMAGTFHDDGLGGVMGVAFDADIISVGAGIARSVPRMTRVFTTLSQLGGFDRCETGIGGTCAHAVIDLFTGKANSAIRADVVNASFGIPGLIDHYSQTEVENSIPRILAALKQDTSSTRKTIFVFAAGNSNNISPATSPEFLAGLPLLIPELEGHMVAVVAVDKDRKIAGFSNRCGMGSAHYCIAAPGVDVRLTNGADRGQTTTTGSGTSFAAPLVTGALALLIERFGDQGLSAQQLVRRMLRTADKNFDSDPTSNSDDTDDLDIDMMTDSPEEIMRKQTFNAGNDNDYEETIHGAGILDIAASLVPHQDIGDRYKRGPFGRFIIGGRTFEDAESAPVMTTRLSLPPSAGDALAAFGPRALTFFDDLDTAFLLRSDYIIASPPSPSFAQHVETIFDSFRQKSKKTTMPLSPHAVGISPTTLTMHVAPAVYGGAHRQPSTDFMLSLESRKAHFTISHGPSLDSNSVFHGTRHLLPSSLGDHHAFTNPYMMLASQGLDSRPRGKSIGLSQHYKTPYGTMGMTLNLHRYEAERHAAAPTSPSRPWSGVLHYSPSQPFAFHIGVVEEKETLLASYGTGALAMTPEKTLFMGMQQEYRFSPRVSLISQGFIGRSTARPQQASMLSHITPIISTRFDSALHIQEMFSRHDALLLHIQQPLHIESGRAVIHYAHWRNAHGPLYRHVALPLTPHAREIRLGIGYQRRNAHHHLSLRTDYTLNPNHQQQNKNAVRVLLSMKKTF
- a CDS encoding NAD(P)/FAD-dependent oxidoreductase, which translates into the protein MVASSSSFSSGDIAIIGAGPVGLFSVFACGQLGMACHLFDSLQEAGGQCAALYPEKPIYDIPAYPSIEASVLIAQLKEQASPYAPHYHLGCQIAGLEVGSDVVTLRDHTGETFTFKAVVIAAGGGAFVPNKPPIEHIEAYEGKSVFYSVQDVRRFQGRRVVIIGGGDSALDWACALAETARHVTLVHRRDKFRAVPETVRMVHEKAQQGQIDVVTPYVLESVDGDVAQGTLRAVGLKTLKGEKKRVDADDMLAFFGLASQLGPISGWRLQFDNHRLCVNATTLETSLSRVFAVGDIVTYPHKLKLILCGFSEAAMAAQSIYALLHDGKKPRFQYSTAKGDPAQTPR